A single region of the Vicia villosa cultivar HV-30 ecotype Madison, WI linkage group LG4, Vvil1.0, whole genome shotgun sequence genome encodes:
- the LOC131600119 gene encoding uncharacterized protein LOC131600119 — protein MDGSMAEFDRYEFVKAVNKEANLPVVVLCDTTVKNHDLRNANALKNGAVSYWYLPVGPEDYMQIESILKGRASVTNIIRRRKACIKEEEDEECKRDEDRKKRVKTDSPAPGSYIIKGVDGRKDTTITYVKTP, from the exons ATGGATGGATCCATGGCGGAGTTTGATAGATATGAATTTGTAAAAGCTGTCAACAAAGAGGCAAACCTACCTGTTGTTG TACTGTGTGATACTACTGTCAAAAATCATGACCTAAGAAATGCCAATGCACTGAAAAATGGAGCAGTTTCTTACTGGTATTTACCGGTTGGCCCTGAGGATTACATGCAAATAGAATCAATTCTCAAAGGTAGGGCTTCGGTTACGAACATAATTAGAAGGAGAAAAGCATGcattaaagaagaagaagatgaagaatgcaAGAGAGATGAAGATAGAAAGAAAAGAGTGAAGACTGATTCTCCTGCTCCTGGTTCATACATCATTAAAGGAGTTGATGGCCGTAAAGATACTACTATTACATACGTGAAAACTCCATGA